Proteins encoded in a region of the Balaenoptera musculus isolate JJ_BM4_2016_0621 chromosome 5, mBalMus1.pri.v3, whole genome shotgun sequence genome:
- the LOC118896134 gene encoding transmembrane and ubiquitin-like domain-containing protein 1, whose amino-acid sequence MNFGMPWTGRTGKLWGAVWWGLNLGESLLEGQGPDLGIGFGRTGELVKDLDLRLQKIRTWDLVMGRGTWGRSGTTGRQSSPCPRAELGYAGRGMRTVGELGWGGVRSPLKFGGLLEGEPAPHGFFVPPQLGSAAGKAGAMALTVGDEVTILFAVRACLPVLALAWASTHTAEGTDPLPQPSGTPTPTQPREAMAVTDGIRGEAPGAETPSLRHRGQAAQPEPGVGLPATPPPPDPPQEPPVLRLKFLNDSEQVARAWPHDTIGSLKRTQFPGREQHVRLIYQGQLLGDDTQSLGSLHLPPNCVLHCHVPTREGPPHPPRPPGSEPGPSGLAVGSLLLLLLWDCQIQYRPFFPLTATLGLAGFALRPSLLAFAMFRP is encoded by the coding sequence ATGAACTTTGGGATGCCCTGGACGGGAAGAACGGGTAAGCTTTGGGGTGCAGTTTGGTGGGGGTTGAATTTAGGGGAGAGTCTCTTAGAAGGTCAAGGCCCTGACCTCGGAATAGGGTTTGGGCGAACTGGGGAGCTGGTTAAAGACCTAGATCTTAGGTTACAAAAAATTAGGACTTGGGATTTGGTGATGGGAAGGGGTACGTGGGGCAGGTCTGGGACAACTGGGCGTCAGAGCAGTCCGTGTCCCAGGGCGGAGCTCGGGTATGCGGGCAGAGGTATGAGGACTGTGGGAGAGTTGGGGTGGGGTGGCGTCAGGAGCCCCCTGAAGTTCGGAGGGCTCCTGGAGGGTGAGCCAGCCCCTCACGGGTTCTTTGTGCCTCCCCAGCTCGGTAGTGCAGCAGGCAAGGCAGGTGCCATGGCCCTGACAGTGGGTGATGAGGTGACCATCCTTTTCGCGGTGCGTGCCTGCCTTCCGGTGCTGGCTCTCGCCTGGGCCTCAACACACACTGCCGAGGGCACTGATCCACTGCCCCAGCCGTCAGGGACCCCAACACCGACACAGCCCAGAGAAGCCATGGCGGTCACCGACGGCATCAGAGGGGAGGCCCCAGGAGCCGAGACCCCCAGCCTGAGACACAGAGGTCAGGCTGCACAGCCAGAGCCTGGCGTGGGGCTCCCAGCAACGCCGCCGCCTCCAGACCCCCCCCAGGAGCCCCCAGTACTACGGCTGAAATTCCTCAACGATTCAGAGCAGGTGGCCAGGGCCTGGCCCCATGACACCATCGGCTCCCTGAAAAGGACCCAATTTCCTGGCCGGGAACAGCACGTGCGACTCATCTACCAAGGGCAGCTGTTAGGAGACGACACCCAGAGCCTGGGCAGCCTTCACCTCCCTCCTAACTGCGTTCTGCATTGCCACGTGCCCACTCGGGAGGGtcccccacacccaccccgcCCACCGGGGTCAGAGCCAGGCCCCTCCGGGCTGGCAGTAGGcagcctgctgctgctgctgctctgggaCTGCCAGATCCAGTACCGGCCCTTCTTTCCCCTGACCGCCACTCTGGGGCTGGCTGGCTTCGCCCTGCGCCCCAGTCTCCTGGCCTTTGCCATGTTCCGCCCGTAG